The genomic window AAACAAAAAATTCAGTTTGAATTAGATGGAGCCGATTATAATCAAACTGTTATTTGGAATTCTCCAGAAGATATTCAGGTAAAACCTTTTTATCACAGCGACGAATTCACCAAAGCCGCTAAAGTAAATACTGAGGCATCAGATTTTAAAATCTGCCAGAATATCTTTGTTTATGATGTCGATAAATCTATTGAACGAGCTTTAAACACCTTACAAAGAGGTGCCGAAAGTCTTCGTTTTACTGTAGAAAATGACAAAATTGATATTCAAAAATTACTAGAGATTCTTCCTTTAGAAAACAAAATCGTTTACTTTAATTTCAATTTTATCTCAATCGATTTCGTTAAAAAATTAGATACAATTTCAATCCAAAAAAAGGCATATTTTTATTGCAATTTTGATCCTATTGGACAATTAGCACGCGACGGAAATTGGTTTACAACTTCAGAGAAAAATAATTTTGAAACTTTAGATTTACTATTTAAAAGTACAACCAACTTAAATCTCCTAAGCGTAGATCTAGGTTTATATCAAAATTCGGGTGCAAATATTACCCAGCAGATTGCATACAGTCTAGCGCATGCTAACGAATACCTGAATCGTTTTTCTGAATTAACGAAAACAATTGTTTTTCAAATTTCTGTTGGAACCAATTATTTCTTCGAGATCGCAAAACTTCGTGCATTGCGAATGCTTTTCGATTTAATAGCCAAAGAATACAATTCTAAAATAAAATGCCATTTTTTGGTAACGCCGACAAAACGCAATAAAACGATTTACGATTATAATGTTAACATGCTTCGTACAACAACAGAATGCATGTCGGCAATTTTAGGCGGTGCAGATGCAATTGCTAATTTACCATACGATGCCTTGTACCATAAAGACAATGAATTTGGAGATCGTATTGCCAGAAACCAGCTTTTGATTTTAAAACACGAAAGCTATTTTGACAAAGTAAATAATCCAGCTGATGGAAGTTATTATATCGAAAGTTTAACGATGCAGCTCGCCGAAAAAGCTTTAACCTTGTTTAAAGACATTGAAGCCAATGGAGGTTTCTTGAAGCTTTTAAATGATGGAACAATCAAAAAGAAAATTCAGGAAAGTGCCAATAAAGAGCAGGAATTATTTGATTCTAAAAAGGAAATTCTTTTAGGAACAAATAAATATCCGAACAAAGAAGACAGAATGAAGCATGATTTAGAACTGTTTCCTTTTGTCAAAATCAAACCAAGAAAAACGTTAATTACGCCCATAATCGAAAAAAGACTGGCAGAAAAAATGGAGCAGGAAAGATTAGAGCAAGAATAAATGGGATTTTATTTCATTATTTTTTGGATATTATCATTAGTGATGGTAGTCACTTGTCTAATTTTTTTCATAATCGGAATTACATATAAAAACTATAAACAGATTTTGATAGCACTCACAACAATGCTTTTAGCTATATTATTTTACTTCTTACCATATTATTTGATAATGAAAGACGTAATTAAAGCTCTCAAAAGACTTCATTAGTCATACAATACAAAATGAGAAAAGACCTTAAACATATAAAGTTGGAAGTTAAAAGTGAAGAGCTAAGCGAACCAACGCATAACCCAGAAGACTTAGAACAAAACTTCACTACTGCGGAAGGAATTGAGATTAAAAAAACTTATTCTGAAAAGGATATCGAAGATTTAGAATTTCTTGATTTCGGAGCTGGTTTTGCTCCTAATTTACGTGGCCCGTATGCTACCATGTACGTAAGACGCCCGTGGACAATACGTCAATATGCTGGATTTTCTACTGCGGAAGAAAGCAACGCTTTTTATAGAAAGAATTTAGCTGCTGGTCAAAAAGGACTTTCCATAGCATTTGATCTGCCAACACACCGTGGTTACGATTCAGATCATGAACGAGTGGTTGGTGATG from Flavobacterium fluviale includes these protein-coding regions:
- a CDS encoding methylmalonyl-CoA mutase subunit beta is translated as MATNLFDDFNPISSKQWKQKIQFELDGADYNQTVIWNSPEDIQVKPFYHSDEFTKAAKVNTEASDFKICQNIFVYDVDKSIERALNTLQRGAESLRFTVENDKIDIQKLLEILPLENKIVYFNFNFISIDFVKKLDTISIQKKAYFYCNFDPIGQLARDGNWFTTSEKNNFETLDLLFKSTTNLNLLSVDLGLYQNSGANITQQIAYSLAHANEYLNRFSELTKTIVFQISVGTNYFFEIAKLRALRMLFDLIAKEYNSKIKCHFLVTPTKRNKTIYDYNVNMLRTTTECMSAILGGADAIANLPYDALYHKDNEFGDRIARNQLLILKHESYFDKVNNPADGSYYIESLTMQLAEKALTLFKDIEANGGFLKLLNDGTIKKKIQESANKEQELFDSKKEILLGTNKYPNKEDRMKHDLELFPFVKIKPRKTLITPIIEKRLAEKMEQERLEQE